Genomic segment of Streptomyces longhuiensis:
GGCGTCAACCTCGTCGCCGACGGCCTGCGCGACACCCTCGACCCGGCCCGGCGCAGGAGGACAGCGGCATGAGCCTGCTCGACGTACGCGACCTCACCATCCGCACCGGCGACGGCCGCGACCTCGTCTCCGGCCTCAGCTTCTCCGTCGACCGGGGCGAACGGCTCGGCCTCATCGGCGAGTCCGGGTCCGGCAAGTCACTCACCACCCTCGCCGTGCTCGGCCTGCTCCCCGACGGCATGACCGCCACGGGCAGCGTCGAACTCGACGGCACCCAGATCGTCGGCGCGAGCGAGAAGCGGCTCGTCGACGTACGCGGCCGCGCCGCCGCGATCGTCTTCCAGGAGCCGCTGACCGCGCTCGACCCGCTCATGCGCGTGGGCAGGCAACTCGCCGAACCGCTGCGCCGCCGCCGCGGCCTCAAGGGCGACGCGCTCCGCAAGGCCGTCGCCGAAGCCCTCGAACAGGTCAGGCTGCCCGAACCCGATCGCATCGCCCGCGCGTTCCCGCACGAGATCTCCGGCGGCCAGCGCCAGCGCGTGGCCCTCGCCATGGCGCTCGCCTGCGACCCCGGACTGCTCATCGCCGACGAGCCGACCACCGCGCTCGACGTCACGGTGCAGTCCGAGATGCTCGTCCTGCTCGACACCCTCGTCGGCGAGCGCGGCATGGCCGTCCTCTTCGTCAGCCACGACCTGGCCGTCGTCTCGCGCGTGACCGACCGCGTCCTCGTGATGAAGGACGGGCGCGCCGTCGAGGACGGGACGGTACGGGACCTCGTGCACGCGCCCCGGCAGGCGTACACGAAGGCGCTCGTCGACAGCGCGCGGAAGCTCGAATCCGCCCTCGACCTGGGAGAGCCCCGATGACCGCCGTACTGGAACTCGACTCGGTCGGACACACCTACCGGGGGAGCGCGGCGCCCGTCGTCGAGGACGTCTCCCTCAAGGTCGACGCGGGCCACAGCCTCGCGCTCGTCGGCGAGTCGGGGGCCGGCAAGACGACCCTGCTCCGGCTGCTGCTCGGCCTCGCCGGCCCCGGCACCGGCACGGTCCGCTTCGACGGGGACCCGCTGCGGCTCGGCGACCGC
This window contains:
- a CDS encoding ATP-binding cassette domain-containing protein, producing the protein MSLLDVRDLTIRTGDGRDLVSGLSFSVDRGERLGLIGESGSGKSLTTLAVLGLLPDGMTATGSVELDGTQIVGASEKRLVDVRGRAAAIVFQEPLTALDPLMRVGRQLAEPLRRRRGLKGDALRKAVAEALEQVRLPEPDRIARAFPHEISGGQRQRVALAMALACDPGLLIADEPTTALDVTVQSEMLVLLDTLVGERGMAVLFVSHDLAVVSRVTDRVLVMKDGRAVEDGTVRDLVHAPRQAYTKALVDSARKLESALDLGEPR